One Luteibacter sp. 9135 DNA segment encodes these proteins:
- a CDS encoding NAD-dependent epimerase produces the protein MKVLVTGTAGFIGSHVAMRLLARGDEVIGLDNLSDYYDVELKKARLARFGDHPRYTHVHADLSDRTAMEAVFATYRPQRVVHLAAQAGVRHAATHPHVYVSSNVTGFLHVLEGCRHHGVDHLVFASTSSVYGADTHMPFSERQPTEHPLTLYAASKKANEQMAHSYAHLYDLPCTGLRFFTVYGPWGRPDMALFLFTRAILAGEPIRVFNHGRHTRSFTYVDDIVEGVLRTLDRPPLRDPQWSGDHPETGSSGVAPYRIYNIGNETPVALLQYIRVLEDCLDRKAHMELLPLQAGDVPDTEADISALVQATGYAPGVDVRAGVRQFVDWYRGYYHA, from the coding sequence GTGAAGGTGCTGGTGACCGGCACGGCGGGCTTCATCGGCTCGCACGTGGCCATGCGCCTGCTGGCCCGCGGCGACGAGGTGATCGGCCTGGACAACCTGTCCGACTATTACGACGTGGAGCTGAAGAAGGCGCGACTGGCCCGCTTCGGCGACCATCCGCGCTATACGCACGTGCACGCGGATCTCTCCGACCGGACGGCGATGGAGGCGGTGTTCGCCACGTACCGGCCGCAACGCGTGGTGCACCTGGCCGCGCAGGCCGGCGTTCGCCACGCCGCCACGCACCCGCATGTCTACGTCTCCAGCAACGTCACCGGTTTCCTCCATGTGCTGGAAGGCTGCCGCCACCACGGCGTGGATCACCTGGTCTTCGCCTCCACCAGTTCCGTCTACGGCGCGGATACCCATATGCCGTTCTCGGAACGGCAGCCCACCGAGCATCCGCTGACGCTGTACGCCGCGTCGAAGAAAGCCAACGAGCAGATGGCGCACAGTTACGCGCACCTCTACGACCTGCCCTGCACCGGCCTGCGCTTCTTCACCGTGTACGGCCCCTGGGGCCGCCCGGACATGGCGCTGTTCCTGTTCACGCGCGCGATCCTGGCCGGCGAGCCGATCCGGGTGTTCAACCACGGGCGGCACACGCGCAGCTTCACCTACGTCGACGACATCGTGGAAGGCGTGCTGCGCACGCTGGACCGCCCGCCCCTGCGTGATCCGCAATGGTCCGGCGATCACCCCGAGACGGGCAGCAGCGGCGTGGCGCCCTACCGGATCTACAACATCGGGAACGAGACTCCCGTGGCGCTGCTGCAGTACATCCGTGTGCTCGAGGACTGTCTCGACCGCAAGGCGCACATGGAACTGCTTCCCCTGCAAGCCGGCGACGTGCCGGACACGGAGGCGGACATCTCGGCTCTGGTCCAGGCCACCGGCTATGCCCCCGGCGTGGACGTGCGCGCCGGCGTGCGGCAGTTCGTCGACTGGTACCGCGGTTACTACCACGCCTGA
- a CDS encoding TIGR03013 family XrtA/PEP-CTERM system glycosyltransferase, whose translation MMRLLRQPIVRWLTLMACCELLLLAASLNVATYIRFAPSPDDLAASTQTLTMRAVMFALVIFLGMAALGEYRSTLRMSWRGQMARHAIAFVFGGLALVVGYYVIPQAYVGRGVLGMALLIGLLATAAFRALFMRLVELEALKRRVIVLGAGQRAAQIHTRMRRRSDRRGFSLLGYVRGANETVLVPAELLLDPSETLAACARRLALDEIVVGVDDRRGGLPMDDLLACRQLGVKITDLTTFVEREAGRVQLTMLDPSWLVFSAGFNASPLALFVKRAFDIGASLTIAALFWPVMLGVALAIRLESGRGQPVFYRQERVGENGRPFWLYKFRSMRTDAEIDGVARWALSNDDRITRVGRICRKLRFDELPQLWNVVRGDMSIVGPRPERPQFVSDLETKIRYYSLRHSIKPGLAGWAQLSYPYGASEEDAAEKLKYDLFYVKNHNLFLDMVILIETVEVVLFGRGAR comes from the coding sequence ATGATGCGTTTGCTACGCCAGCCGATCGTGCGCTGGCTGACCCTGATGGCCTGTTGCGAACTGCTCCTGCTCGCCGCGTCGCTCAACGTCGCCACCTATATCCGTTTCGCGCCGTCGCCGGACGATCTGGCCGCCTCGACGCAGACGCTGACCATGCGCGCGGTGATGTTCGCCCTGGTCATCTTCCTGGGCATGGCCGCCCTGGGCGAATACCGTTCCACGCTGCGCATGAGCTGGCGCGGCCAGATGGCGCGCCATGCCATCGCGTTCGTCTTCGGCGGTCTGGCGCTGGTAGTGGGCTATTACGTCATTCCGCAGGCGTACGTGGGACGCGGCGTACTGGGCATGGCCCTGCTCATCGGTTTGCTCGCCACCGCGGCCTTCCGTGCGCTGTTCATGCGGCTGGTGGAACTGGAAGCCCTGAAGCGACGGGTGATCGTGCTCGGCGCCGGACAGCGTGCCGCCCAGATCCACACCCGTATGCGCCGGCGTTCGGATCGTCGTGGCTTCTCCCTGTTGGGCTACGTGCGCGGCGCGAACGAGACCGTGCTGGTGCCGGCCGAGCTGCTGCTGGACCCCAGCGAAACCCTGGCGGCCTGTGCACGACGCCTGGCGCTGGATGAAATCGTCGTTGGCGTGGACGACCGCCGCGGCGGCTTGCCGATGGACGACCTGCTCGCCTGTCGCCAGCTGGGCGTGAAGATCACCGACCTCACCACGTTCGTCGAGCGCGAGGCGGGCCGCGTGCAGCTGACCATGCTGGACCCCTCGTGGCTGGTGTTTTCCGCGGGGTTCAATGCCTCGCCCCTGGCGCTGTTCGTCAAGCGGGCCTTCGACATCGGCGCGTCGTTGACCATCGCCGCGTTGTTCTGGCCGGTCATGCTAGGCGTGGCCCTGGCCATCCGCCTGGAGTCGGGACGCGGGCAACCGGTGTTCTACCGGCAAGAACGTGTGGGTGAGAACGGCCGCCCGTTCTGGCTGTACAAGTTCCGCAGCATGCGCACGGACGCCGAGATCGACGGCGTGGCGCGTTGGGCCCTGAGCAACGACGACCGGATCACGCGGGTCGGACGCATCTGCCGCAAGCTGCGCTTCGACGAACTGCCGCAGCTGTGGAACGTGGTGCGCGGCGATATGAGCATCGTCGGCCCCCGACCGGAGCGACCGCAGTTCGTCTCGGACCTGGAAACCAAGATCCGCTATTACAGCCTGCGCCACAGCATCAAGCCCGGTCTGGCCGGATGGGCCCAGCTGAGTTACCCCTACGGTGCCTCGGAAGAAGATGCCGCCGAGAAACTGAAATACGACCTGTTCTACGTGAAGAACCACAACCTCTTCCTGGACATGGTGATCCTGATCGAAACCGTGGAAGTGGTGCTGTTCGGCCGTGGCGCCCGCTGA
- a CDS encoding response regulator transcription factor produces MSARSYLGSVRVALLDDHALVLKGLAAQLETSPSIAILGSFSSSRPFRALLAAQPVDVALIDYSLAFDDIDGVALIRLLRAGYPRLKILVVSAHDEGLVVHSLLQAGADGFVAKSQDPGVLVQAIDAVMTNRVYLPPRRAGGSAETSLVKLSPREWEVVRCLLDGMKVSQIAEKFGRSMKTISAQKSAAFRKLDIKSDNALYKMEDYIRALGTDPP; encoded by the coding sequence ATGTCCGCGCGAAGCTATCTGGGCTCAGTGCGCGTGGCCTTGCTGGACGACCATGCGCTCGTCCTCAAAGGGCTGGCCGCGCAACTGGAGACGTCCCCCTCCATCGCCATCCTCGGCAGCTTTTCGAGCAGCCGGCCTTTCCGTGCGTTGCTGGCGGCACAGCCGGTCGATGTCGCGCTGATCGATTACTCACTCGCTTTCGACGACATCGACGGCGTCGCCCTGATCCGCCTGCTGCGCGCCGGTTACCCAAGGCTGAAAATCCTGGTTGTCTCCGCGCATGACGAAGGCCTGGTGGTACACAGCCTGTTGCAGGCCGGTGCGGATGGTTTCGTCGCCAAGAGCCAGGACCCGGGCGTGCTGGTGCAGGCGATCGACGCGGTGATGACCAACCGCGTGTACCTGCCGCCGCGGCGGGCGGGCGGTTCCGCCGAGACCAGCCTGGTCAAGCTGTCGCCGCGCGAGTGGGAGGTGGTGCGCTGCCTGCTGGACGGCATGAAGGTATCGCAGATCGCCGAGAAGTTCGGCCGCAGCATGAAGACCATCAGCGCACAGAAATCGGCGGCGTTCCGCAAGCTCGACATCAAATCCGACAATGCGCTGTACAAGATGGAGGATTACATCCGCGCATTGGGTACCGATCCTCCATGA
- a CDS encoding GMC oxidoreductase → MILDYLDRSAPNDLHADLCIIGAGAAGIAMARSFIGSSVTVCLVEGGGTHGEESSQALYEGSASGDVPFDTAGSRMRVFGGSCTLWGGGCIPLGDSDMTPRDWVPDSGWPLRHAELAPWYEKARDFCRIDSARGFTDGTFDGPPPRKPLDLDPEVMTNYIFARSPVLFGEAYRDTLAHADNVTVLLHANLLELRANDTASHVTEARIGSLDGRRGRVRARHYVLAAGGIENARILLLSDSVAPGGLGNANDLVGRYFMDHPSGTLGVVRSPHVDRLSRPYERNIRNQRAPLSAEIGLSTTAQGRHRTLNGRVHPFAMEGEVPAGIRALRDLRASLRKPVHNEGALLEARLNTALQNGPRSAASAAPPHAALHALRLGLHFGDVLRALAQKARDHPVVRSERVALVGFFEQAPNRDSRITLDASRDTLGLRRVRMDWRLTDLDRHTYRTLTRLTGDRLAEACEGHFEPARWTVDADLPVEVHGTAHHMGTTRMANDPTQGVVDPACKVFGVGNLHVAGSSVFPTGGWAFPTFTLIALSLRLADRLRILLQACESGGLG, encoded by the coding sequence GTGATCCTCGATTACCTCGATCGGTCGGCACCCAACGACCTGCACGCGGACCTGTGCATCATCGGTGCCGGCGCCGCGGGCATCGCCATGGCTCGGTCGTTCATCGGCTCGTCGGTCACCGTCTGTCTCGTCGAGGGCGGCGGCACGCATGGCGAGGAAAGCAGCCAGGCGCTTTACGAGGGCAGCGCATCGGGCGACGTGCCCTTTGATACGGCCGGCTCGCGCATGCGCGTGTTCGGTGGTAGCTGCACGCTGTGGGGTGGCGGCTGCATTCCACTGGGCGACAGCGACATGACGCCACGCGACTGGGTGCCCGACAGCGGATGGCCGTTGCGCCATGCGGAACTGGCGCCATGGTACGAAAAGGCCCGTGATTTCTGCCGGATCGACTCCGCCCGCGGCTTCACCGACGGCACGTTCGACGGGCCGCCGCCGCGCAAGCCGCTGGACCTCGATCCGGAGGTGATGACCAACTACATCTTCGCGCGCAGTCCGGTGCTGTTCGGCGAGGCCTACCGCGACACCCTGGCCCACGCCGACAACGTCACCGTGCTGCTGCATGCCAACCTGCTGGAACTGCGCGCCAACGACACCGCCAGCCATGTCACGGAGGCGCGCATCGGCTCCCTCGACGGACGTCGCGGCCGCGTCCGCGCAAGGCACTATGTGCTTGCCGCGGGCGGCATCGAGAACGCGCGCATCCTGCTGCTGTCCGATAGCGTGGCCCCGGGAGGGCTGGGCAACGCGAACGACCTGGTCGGCCGCTATTTCATGGATCACCCCAGCGGCACGCTCGGGGTCGTCCGCTCGCCGCATGTCGACCGCCTTTCCCGCCCCTACGAGCGCAACATCCGCAACCAGCGCGCGCCCTTGTCGGCGGAGATCGGCCTGTCGACCACCGCCCAGGGCCGCCATCGCACACTGAACGGACGTGTCCATCCTTTCGCGATGGAGGGCGAGGTGCCTGCGGGCATCCGGGCCCTGCGCGACCTGCGCGCCTCGCTCAGGAAGCCCGTGCACAATGAGGGCGCCTTGCTGGAGGCACGCTTGAACACCGCGCTGCAGAACGGCCCCCGAAGTGCGGCATCCGCCGCACCGCCGCATGCGGCACTTCATGCGCTACGGCTCGGCCTGCACTTCGGCGACGTGCTGAGGGCGCTCGCGCAGAAGGCCCGAGACCATCCCGTCGTGCGCAGCGAGCGGGTCGCCCTGGTCGGCTTCTTCGAACAGGCCCCCAACCGCGACAGCCGGATCACCCTCGACGCCAGCCGCGACACGCTGGGCCTGCGGCGTGTGCGGATGGACTGGCGCCTGACCGACCTGGACAGGCACACCTACCGCACCCTGACGCGACTGACCGGCGATCGCCTGGCCGAGGCCTGCGAAGGCCACTTCGAACCGGCGCGCTGGACCGTCGATGCCGACCTGCCCGTGGAGGTGCACGGTACGGCGCACCACATGGGCACGACGCGCATGGCGAACGACCCGACACAGGGCGTCGTCGATCCGGCCTGCAAGGTGTTCGGTGTCGGCAACCTGCATGTGGCGGGCAGTTCGGTGTTTCCCACCGGCGGCTGGGCGTTCCCCACCTTCACGCTGATCGCGCTCAGCCTGCGCCTGGCCGACCGGCTGCGCATCCTGTTGCAGGCGTGCGAATCTGGCGGCCTGGGCTGA
- the tviB gene encoding Vi polysaccharide biosynthesis UDP-N-acetylglucosamine C-6 dehydrogenase TviB, producing the protein MQSARIGVIGLGYVGLPLAVEFGKRYATLGFDIHSRRIDELRAGRDSTREVDADELATATRLRFSDTPGDLADCTIYIVTVPTPIDDARRPDLHPLRMASECLGKVLKRGDIVVYESTVYPGCTEEVCVPILATVSGLVFNEDFFVGYSPERINPGDKTHRVTDILKVTSGSTPATADTVDALYRSVIAAGTHRASSLKVAEAAKVIENTQRDLNIALVNDLAILFNRLGIDTLDVLEAAGTKWNFLPFRPGLVGGHCISVDPYYLTHKAQQVGHHPDVILAGRRTNDGMGPYIAGEVIRLMVRKGINPVHARVLILGLAFKENCPDLRNTRVVDIVAGLQGYGVDVDVHDPWVRADEARHEYDIVPMEAPAHGSYDAVVVAVAHREFVAWGVEGIRAFGKAACVVYDVKYVLPRAAVDGRL; encoded by the coding sequence CTGCAAAGTGCCCGCATCGGCGTGATCGGCCTGGGCTACGTCGGCCTGCCGCTCGCCGTGGAATTCGGCAAGCGCTACGCAACCCTCGGATTCGACATCCACTCCCGCCGCATCGATGAACTTCGCGCAGGCCGTGACAGCACGCGGGAAGTGGACGCCGACGAACTGGCTACCGCGACACGGCTGCGGTTTTCCGACACCCCCGGCGACCTCGCCGACTGCACCATCTACATCGTGACCGTACCCACGCCGATCGACGACGCACGCCGGCCCGACCTGCATCCGCTGCGCATGGCCAGCGAGTGCCTGGGCAAGGTGCTCAAGCGCGGCGACATCGTGGTCTATGAGTCCACCGTCTACCCCGGCTGCACCGAAGAAGTGTGCGTTCCCATCCTAGCGACGGTATCCGGCTTGGTGTTCAACGAGGATTTCTTCGTCGGCTACAGCCCGGAGCGGATCAATCCCGGCGACAAGACCCACCGGGTGACCGATATTCTCAAGGTCACTTCCGGGTCGACCCCGGCTACCGCCGATACGGTGGATGCGCTCTATCGGTCGGTGATCGCCGCCGGCACGCACCGGGCCAGCTCGCTGAAGGTGGCCGAGGCGGCCAAGGTCATCGAGAACACGCAGCGCGACCTCAACATCGCCCTGGTCAACGACCTTGCCATCCTGTTCAACCGGCTGGGCATCGATACGCTGGACGTGCTCGAAGCCGCAGGAACGAAGTGGAATTTCCTGCCGTTCCGCCCGGGCCTGGTCGGTGGCCACTGCATCAGCGTCGATCCCTACTACCTCACCCACAAGGCGCAGCAGGTCGGCCACCATCCGGACGTGATCCTGGCCGGGCGCCGTACCAACGACGGCATGGGCCCGTACATCGCCGGCGAAGTCATCCGCCTGATGGTGCGCAAGGGCATCAATCCCGTGCACGCGCGGGTGCTGATCCTCGGGCTGGCGTTCAAGGAAAATTGCCCGGACCTGCGCAACACCCGCGTGGTCGACATCGTCGCCGGACTGCAAGGCTACGGCGTGGACGTGGACGTGCACGATCCCTGGGTGCGTGCCGACGAGGCGCGCCACGAGTACGACATCGTGCCGATGGAGGCGCCCGCGCACGGCAGCTACGACGCCGTCGTGGTGGCGGTGGCCCACCGCGAGTTCGTCGCCTGGGGCGTGGAAGGCATCCGCGCCTTCGGCAAGGCCGCCTGCGTGGTCTACGACGTGAAGTACGTGCTGCCGCGCGCTGCGGTGGACGGCCGCCTGTGA